A genomic region of Chlorobaculum parvum NCIB 8327 contains the following coding sequences:
- a CDS encoding AAA family ATPase: MKILTLRFANLNSLQGEWQIDFTRPEYVADGVFAITGPTGSGKSTILDAICLALYGETPRLGKITVSSNEIMSRHAGECFAEVTFAAASGTFRCTWSQHRSRKKPGGALQAQKHEIADAATGAIIQSRVQETRLEVEARTGMDFDRFTRSMLLAQGDFAKFLQADADQRAPVLEQITGTEIYSLISMKVHERKRAELERLQRLEIEVGGIRLLGAEELAALEAERSEALEQEAKMSASLESDSAALRWLEEIARLEEAVAANSREAEALNTEREAFAADARRLERAQTAALIEVAYAEVRLMREELQRNAGELAGKEVQHPESERAVREAGEAFEAAERGVASAQQALQDGRPLIAHARQLDEQIAGKSGEVERLQHDAETLEERQAQLRSERAEVSTALGSIRIALQNLQAWQNQHQTDASLAGALSGIRHALDELRPAAEREVAAASGITDTQHNLEVLQGELVLAEADARASQSAFDDARMALGKMKESFALQLDGASLSSLRGELDRLRERHRQLEAIVALYAEGKQFVPKIDKIWVEIQQTERRQEELSLKFDHARQLLEHAERDLVSQEELARLADRVRSLEEERERLVDGQPCPLCGSPSHPWADGASELLERSQEALHEARRIVQERSKALKELELALAKTGTEIDERRKSLQELAELRESSGRKCLALLKEVGVNVPAREAEPVVEEALQQTASQRDALAGRIEQLETLEQRIRDHEADVAQLNETAHTAQRRLEQVTERQRSLLLDLARLKKELGLAQQNVAERQRSFSRLVEPFGVREIDDPAEIVSALALRSTEWASNEKRIRTLEQEELAGQSRLKNLDDQLATISADFLEKDRDVKAAVTSLEALKSKRAGVLQGHDPDVEEERLERTLQAARTKLDELTEKRNAAREALSVLETAIAGLHQALQERRLVLERREEAFTLELKQKGFIGEAVFLEARLPIGERQKLEQKADSLNKRAHELEARRKERQTKLHEVRERQLTSESNEKLSERIARRQEQLREVRGRIGAIANQLRENEQAAGEHRIKLHAVEAQKSEYRRWELLHDLIGSVDGKKFRNFAQGITFELMISHANRQLRQMTDRYQLLHDPNNPLELSVIDQWQAGEVRSTRNLSGGESFIVSLALALGLSQMSSRNVRVDSLFLDEGFGTLDEEALETALDTLAGLQQSGKLIGVISHVAALRERISTHIRVAPKTGGRSSIEGPGVAAMPSIQG, translated from the coding sequence ATGAAAATTCTGACCTTGCGTTTTGCCAACCTCAACTCGCTGCAAGGGGAGTGGCAGATCGATTTCACCCGCCCGGAGTACGTGGCCGACGGTGTGTTCGCCATAACCGGCCCCACCGGTTCGGGCAAGAGCACCATCCTCGACGCCATCTGCCTGGCGCTCTACGGCGAGACGCCGCGTCTTGGCAAGATCACCGTTAGCAGCAACGAAATCATGTCGCGCCACGCGGGCGAGTGCTTCGCCGAGGTGACCTTCGCCGCCGCCTCCGGCACCTTCCGCTGCACCTGGAGCCAGCACCGGTCGCGCAAAAAGCCGGGCGGCGCGTTGCAGGCGCAGAAGCACGAAATCGCCGATGCCGCGACCGGAGCGATCATCCAGTCGAGGGTGCAGGAGACGCGGCTGGAGGTGGAGGCGCGAACCGGCATGGACTTCGACCGCTTCACCCGTTCGATGCTGCTCGCGCAGGGGGACTTCGCAAAGTTTCTGCAAGCTGATGCCGACCAGCGTGCCCCAGTGCTCGAACAGATCACCGGCACCGAGATTTACTCGTTAATTTCGATGAAGGTACACGAGCGCAAGCGTGCCGAACTGGAACGCCTTCAGCGGCTGGAAATCGAGGTGGGCGGCATCCGCCTGCTGGGGGCGGAGGAACTTGCTGCGCTTGAGGCGGAGCGGAGTGAAGCTCTGGAGCAGGAAGCGAAAATGTCGGCAAGCCTTGAATCGGATTCCGCTGCCCTGCGCTGGCTCGAAGAGATCGCGCGGCTCGAAGAGGCGGTTGCCGCCAACAGCCGGGAGGCCGAGGCACTCAATACCGAACGCGAAGCGTTCGCTGCTGATGCTCGCCGCCTTGAACGTGCGCAAACTGCCGCGCTAATCGAGGTCGCGTATGCCGAGGTGCGGCTTATGCGCGAGGAGTTGCAACGCAATGCAGGAGAACTGGCCGGAAAAGAGGTGCAACATCCTGAATCGGAACGCGCTGTCCGTGAGGCAGGGGAGGCGTTCGAAGCTGCTGAACGCGGGGTTGCATCGGCGCAGCAAGCCTTGCAGGATGGCAGGCCGCTGATCGCTCACGCCCGTCAGCTCGACGAGCAGATTGCGGGCAAGTCGGGCGAAGTCGAGCGGCTGCAACACGATGCCGAAACGCTTGAAGAGCGTCAGGCGCAGCTCCGGAGCGAACGTGCCGAAGTTTCGACAGCCCTCGGATCCATCCGTATCGCCTTGCAAAATTTGCAGGCATGGCAAAATCAACATCAGACTGATGCATCACTCGCCGGAGCGCTGTCCGGTATCCGTCACGCGCTCGACGAGCTTCGTCCCGCCGCCGAACGCGAGGTGGCTGCCGCTTCGGGAATCACTGATACCCAGCACAACCTTGAAGTGTTGCAGGGCGAATTGGTGCTTGCCGAAGCGGACGCTCGTGCTTCTCAAAGCGCATTCGATGATGCTCGCATGGCGCTCGGAAAAATGAAGGAGTCGTTCGCCTTGCAACTGGATGGGGCAAGCCTTTCGTCGCTTCGTGGGGAGCTTGATCGTCTCCGCGAACGACATCGCCAGCTTGAAGCGATTGTCGCGCTGTATGCCGAGGGAAAGCAGTTTGTACCAAAGATCGACAAGATCTGGGTGGAAATCCAGCAGACAGAGCGCAGGCAGGAGGAACTTTCGCTTAAATTCGATCATGCCCGGCAACTTCTCGAACATGCCGAGCGAGACCTGGTTTCGCAGGAAGAACTTGCACGACTTGCCGACCGGGTACGCAGTCTTGAAGAGGAGCGCGAGCGGCTTGTCGATGGCCAGCCATGCCCGCTTTGCGGCTCGCCCAGTCATCCCTGGGCTGACGGTGCGTCGGAGTTGCTTGAGCGCAGCCAGGAGGCGTTGCATGAAGCCAGGCGCATCGTTCAGGAACGCTCGAAAGCGCTCAAAGAGCTGGAACTTGCTTTGGCTAAAACCGGCACGGAGATCGATGAGCGCCGCAAGAGCTTGCAAGAACTTGCCGAATTGCGAGAATCATCCGGCCGAAAGTGCCTCGCCCTGCTCAAAGAGGTCGGAGTTAATGTGCCTGCACGAGAAGCCGAGCCGGTAGTGGAGGAAGCTTTGCAGCAAACCGCGTCGCAGCGGGATGCGCTTGCCGGACGCATTGAACAACTCGAAACGCTCGAACAGCGGATTAGAGACCATGAGGCCGATGTGGCCCAACTGAACGAGACGGCACATACTGCTCAGCGCCGTCTTGAACAAGTGACCGAACGTCAGCGGTCACTGCTACTCGATCTTGCACGGCTGAAAAAGGAACTTGGTCTGGCGCAGCAGAACGTTGCCGAGCGGCAGCGAAGCTTCTCCAGGCTGGTGGAGCCATTCGGAGTTCGAGAGATCGATGATCCGGCAGAGATCGTGTCTGCGCTCGCACTGCGAAGCACAGAGTGGGCGAGCAACGAAAAACGCATCCGAACCCTCGAACAGGAGGAGCTTGCTGGCCAGTCGCGCCTGAAAAATCTCGATGATCAACTTGCCACGATTAGTGCAGATTTTTTAGAGAAAGATCGGGATGTCAAGGCGGCAGTCACCAGCCTTGAAGCCTTGAAGTCCAAACGTGCAGGCGTGCTCCAGGGCCATGATCCCGATGTTGAGGAAGAACGTCTCGAACGCACGTTGCAAGCTGCTCGCACCAAGCTTGATGAGCTCACCGAAAAACGCAACGCCGCGCGTGAAGCTCTGTCCGTGCTCGAAACAGCGATTGCCGGGCTGCACCAGGCTCTGCAAGAACGGCGGTTAGTGCTTGAGCGTAGGGAAGAGGCTTTTACGCTTGAACTCAAGCAAAAGGGATTTATCGGCGAAGCGGTTTTTCTTGAGGCTCGTTTGCCCATCGGAGAACGGCAGAAGCTCGAACAGAAAGCCGATTCGCTCAACAAGCGTGCGCATGAGCTCGAAGCGCGACGCAAAGAGCGGCAGACGAAGCTTCATGAAGTGCGCGAACGCCAACTCACATCGGAGAGCAACGAGAAGCTTTCGGAGCGCATCGCCCGGCGGCAGGAGCAGTTACGCGAAGTCAGGGGACGGATCGGCGCTATCGCAAATCAGCTTCGGGAAAACGAACAGGCTGCCGGTGAGCATCGCATCAAATTGCATGCAGTCGAGGCGCAGAAGTCAGAGTACCGCCGCTGGGAGTTGCTGCACGATTTGATCGGTTCAGTGGACGGCAAGAAGTTCCGCAACTTCGCGCAGGGCATCACTTTCGAGCTGATGATCTCGCATGCCAACCGCCAGCTCCGACAGATGACCGACCGTTACCAGCTCCTGCACGATCCAAACAATCCGCTCGAACTCAGCGTCATCGATCAGTGGCAGGCGGGTGAAGTACGCTCGACGCGCAACCTCTCCGGCGGAGAGAGCTTCATCGTCAGCCTCGCGCTCGCCCTCGGCTTGTCGCAGATGTCAAGCCGCAACGTTCGGGTCGATTCGCTCTTTCTGGATGAAGGGTTCGGCACGCTGGACGAGGAGGCGCTTGAAACGGCGCTCGACACCCTTGCCGGGTTGCAGCAGTCCGGCAAACTGATTGGCGTCATCTCTCATGTGGCTGCGCTCAGGGAACGCATCTCGACCCACATCAGAGTCGCCCCTAAAACCGGAGGTCGTAGTTCAATCGAAGGCCCCGGAGTCGCCGCTATGCCGTCGATTCAGGGGTAA
- a CDS encoding exonuclease SbcCD subunit D C-terminal domain-containing protein, giving the protein MKILHTSDWHLGRTLYGRSRQREFELFLDWLAELVESRGIEALIVSGDIFDTTTPSNASQRLYYRFLHRIALSSDSPCRHIIIVGGNHDSPSFLDAPKDLLRSFDVHVLGAVNGEPEEEVLVLRDANGEPEAVVCAVPYLRDRDIRTVEAGESMEDKNRKLIEGVARHYAEVARIAEERRQSLGCDIPVIATGHLFTAGGVKLEDDGVREIYVGSLARIGASAFPASLDYVALGHLHVPQRVGGEERLRYSGSPIPMGFGEARQRKLVLEVEFEGHVPKVTEVEVPCFQPLEKLAGSLDEVTAAIAVLRSAGSSAWLEIDYIGDQPASVVQEALEAAVEASLLEIRRIRNNRPLRQAMGQLDEDETLEQLDPEAVFERCLDVRKIDETLRPVLLESYREVLRSIHEDDVRAEEGGAG; this is encoded by the coding sequence GTGAAAATCCTTCATACATCGGACTGGCATCTTGGGCGAACGCTTTACGGACGCAGTCGGCAGCGTGAGTTCGAGCTGTTTCTCGACTGGCTTGCCGAGCTCGTCGAGTCGCGGGGGATCGAGGCATTGATCGTTTCCGGTGACATTTTCGACACGACCACGCCTTCCAACGCTTCGCAGAGGCTCTACTACCGGTTCCTGCATCGCATCGCTTTGTCGTCCGACTCGCCTTGCCGCCATATTATCATAGTGGGGGGAAATCACGACTCGCCGTCGTTCCTCGATGCTCCGAAGGATCTTTTGCGTTCCTTCGACGTGCATGTGCTCGGGGCGGTGAACGGCGAGCCGGAGGAGGAGGTGCTGGTGCTTCGCGACGCTAATGGCGAGCCGGAGGCGGTGGTGTGCGCGGTGCCGTACTTGCGGGATCGCGACATCCGGACGGTCGAGGCGGGGGAGAGCATGGAGGATAAAAATCGCAAGTTGATCGAGGGCGTGGCCCGTCACTACGCCGAGGTGGCCCGCATTGCTGAGGAGCGTCGTCAAAGCCTCGGATGCGACATTCCGGTGATCGCGACGGGCCATCTCTTTACGGCGGGCGGCGTGAAGCTTGAGGATGACGGCGTGCGCGAAATCTACGTGGGGTCGCTCGCCCGCATCGGCGCGTCGGCTTTTCCGGCGTCGCTCGATTACGTGGCGCTCGGCCACCTGCACGTGCCGCAGCGGGTGGGCGGCGAGGAGCGATTGCGCTACAGCGGCTCGCCGATTCCGATGGGCTTCGGCGAGGCCCGGCAGCGGAAGCTGGTGCTGGAGGTGGAGTTCGAGGGGCATGTGCCGAAGGTCACGGAAGTCGAGGTGCCCTGCTTTCAGCCACTCGAAAAGCTTGCGGGCAGCCTCGACGAGGTAACGGCCGCCATCGCCGTGTTGCGGTCGGCGGGCAGCTCGGCGTGGCTCGAAATCGACTATATCGGCGACCAGCCCGCGTCGGTCGTGCAGGAAGCGCTCGAGGCTGCGGTCGAAGCCTCGCTGCTTGAAATCCGCCGCATCCGCAACAATCGTCCGCTTCGGCAGGCGATGGGTCAGCTCGACGAGGACGAGACGCTCGAACAGCTCGATCCCGAAGCGGTGTTCGAGCGCTGCCTCGACGTACGCAAAATCGATGAAACGCTCCGGCCTGTGCTTCTCGAAAGCTACCGCGAGGTGCTTCGCTCGATCCACGAGGATGACGTCCGGGCCGAAGAGGGAGGGGCGGGATGA
- a CDS encoding DNA recombination protein RmuC, producing the protein MTSTLVILMLVILITALGFLLLRSQRESKALSVENARLQAEVEHERERGTAAQEARRSDEARLQATMENLANRIVEERGAALSEQHRQWLDGLLEPFRLQLDSFRQRVDEVHRSDTELSARLLEQVRQLQELNHQVSDEANNLARAIKGESKKQGDWGELIVERLFEASGLVKGREYTVQESDRTDDGRLVRPDFMVHLPGEKAVVVDAKVSLTAYERWCGEENEARRSEALREHVQSVRRHVAELERKDYAALRGNRTLDFVIMCIPLEPAYQAAMQADPSLFYELAGKNVVVTGPTTLMITLRLIAQIWRRENENRNAELIADKAGRIYDQVVLVAEAMTDARRKLTGVSDSFDLAMKRLTEGRGNLAGRAEEIRKLGAKVSKKLPQELMDNGELTIDDES; encoded by the coding sequence ATGACCTCAACCCTTGTCATCCTCATGCTCGTGATTCTCATAACCGCACTCGGATTCCTGCTTCTGCGCAGTCAGCGGGAGTCCAAGGCGCTTTCGGTGGAGAATGCGCGGTTGCAGGCAGAGGTGGAGCATGAGCGGGAGCGGGGTACGGCAGCGCAGGAGGCTCGACGCTCTGATGAGGCGCGGTTGCAGGCGACGATGGAGAATTTGGCGAACCGGATCGTGGAGGAGCGGGGCGCGGCGCTTTCGGAGCAGCACCGGCAGTGGCTCGATGGCCTTCTGGAGCCGTTCCGCTTGCAGCTCGACTCGTTTCGCCAGCGCGTCGATGAGGTGCATCGCAGCGATACGGAGCTTTCGGCGCGGCTGCTCGAACAGGTGCGGCAGCTTCAGGAGCTGAACCATCAGGTGAGCGACGAGGCCAACAACCTCGCGCGGGCCATCAAGGGCGAGAGCAAGAAGCAGGGCGACTGGGGCGAGCTGATCGTCGAGCGGCTTTTCGAGGCGTCGGGGCTGGTCAAGGGGCGTGAATACACTGTCCAAGAGAGCGACCGCACCGACGACGGGCGGCTGGTGCGTCCCGATTTCATGGTGCACCTGCCGGGCGAAAAGGCGGTGGTCGTCGATGCCAAGGTGTCGCTGACCGCCTACGAGCGCTGGTGCGGCGAGGAGAACGAGGCGCGACGCAGCGAGGCGTTGCGTGAGCACGTGCAGTCGGTGCGGCGGCACGTGGCCGAGCTGGAACGCAAGGACTATGCGGCGCTCCGAGGCAACCGCACGCTCGACTTCGTCATCATGTGCATCCCGCTCGAACCGGCATACCAGGCGGCGATGCAGGCCGATCCGTCGCTTTTCTACGAACTTGCCGGAAAGAACGTCGTCGTCACCGGTCCGACGACGCTCATGATTACCCTGCGCCTGATCGCCCAAATCTGGCGGCGCGAAAACGAGAACCGCAACGCCGAACTCATTGCCGACAAAGCGGGCCGCATCTACGACCAGGTGGTGCTCGTCGCTGAAGCGATGACCGACGCCCGCCGCAAGCTCACCGGCGTTTCGGACTCTTTCGATCTCGCCATGAAACGCCTCACCGAAGGACGCGGCAACCTCGCCGGACGCGCCGAGGAAATTCGCAAACTCGGCGCGAAAGTCTCGAAAAAGCTGCCGCAAGAGTTAATGGATAATGGAGAATTGACAATTGATGATGAATCGTAG
- the fxsT gene encoding FxSxx-COOH system tetratricopeptide repeat protein — translation MDSAAAKARKDFFISYTGVDEEIASWIAWTLEDAGYDVVFQAWDMRQAGKSVIGNIDKAAKDCARTIAVVSPEYFESDFTVPEWETAMHSDPTGERGLLIPVIVRPHEIDGVMKRLAYISLVGLDEEQAETALLNGVRSDTRFKPTSKPAYNLNRVKKKPRFPGSMPPVCKLPHRNPNFSGREQLLLELRESLTKGQKTALTQQALYGLGGIGKTKLAIEYAYRHSASYEVIWWIRSEEPSALASDYAGLALELDLPEKEETNQALVVQAVTRWLERNSNWLLIFDNARDADSIRSYLPRSASGHVLITSRNPDWKSVGNPLQMEVWERNESVAFLLKRTGRTDEAGADALAEALGDLPLALEQAAAYCDTKKRSFVDYLTLFNTRRSELWNREKAPDGYHSTVATTWSLAFEEIRKVPMAELLLSLCSIVAPDAIPRTLLERALEIYGEAVKKEESVDEFMLDEAYEALRSYSLITLDEKFVTVHRLVQSVVRDRMSEDALAKCRDVIVVALSLDFPKDGSSNISSWPLCSMLLSHAQVVIENCLNDQYIIWEACGLLMNGMASYHFGKAAYGESEALLRRSLALFESKLGSDHSYVTGSLCNLAESVKAQGKNLDAAELYRRVLKIITKRFGLDHHEAAGILQNIGLLLQDQGMYVEADLLLRRSLEIYEKKYGADHSLVARSLNNIGTLLQYQGKFLEAETVLKKALEIFIRQYDPNHSAIAMSVNNLGSLLHAQRKYTDAESLYRRALEIWEKQLGSDHPHTQIAQRNLDKLLQDMQNKK, via the coding sequence ATGGACTCAGCCGCCGCCAAAGCCAGAAAGGATTTCTTCATCAGCTACACTGGGGTTGATGAAGAGATCGCCTCATGGATTGCCTGGACGCTCGAAGATGCCGGGTACGATGTCGTGTTTCAGGCGTGGGATATGCGGCAGGCGGGCAAAAGCGTGATCGGCAATATCGACAAGGCGGCGAAGGATTGTGCTCGAACGATTGCGGTTGTTTCACCGGAGTACTTCGAGTCTGACTTCACGGTGCCGGAGTGGGAAACGGCAATGCACAGCGATCCGACCGGTGAAAGAGGATTGCTGATTCCGGTGATCGTTCGTCCGCACGAGATCGATGGCGTGATGAAGCGTCTGGCTTACATTTCGCTCGTAGGTCTTGATGAGGAGCAGGCGGAAACTGCGTTGCTGAATGGCGTTCGCAGCGATACGCGATTCAAGCCCACCAGCAAACCGGCGTATAATCTTAATCGGGTGAAGAAAAAGCCTCGCTTTCCCGGTTCGATGCCGCCCGTTTGCAAATTGCCGCATCGCAATCCAAACTTTTCCGGTCGGGAACAGCTCTTGCTCGAACTTCGAGAATCGTTGACCAAAGGACAGAAAACCGCCTTGACGCAGCAGGCGTTGTACGGGCTGGGCGGGATTGGCAAGACGAAGCTCGCTATCGAGTATGCGTATCGCCACAGTGCGTCATACGAGGTGATCTGGTGGATTCGCTCGGAGGAGCCCTCGGCGCTGGCGAGCGATTATGCGGGTCTGGCTCTGGAGCTGGATTTGCCGGAGAAGGAGGAGACTAACCAGGCGCTGGTCGTTCAGGCTGTGACGAGGTGGCTGGAGCGCAACAGCAACTGGCTCCTGATTTTCGACAACGCCAGAGATGCTGACAGCATAAGGAGTTATCTGCCCCGTTCGGCCAGCGGCCACGTACTGATCACCTCCCGGAATCCTGACTGGAAAAGCGTCGGCAATCCATTGCAGATGGAGGTGTGGGAGCGGAACGAGTCGGTTGCATTTCTCTTGAAGCGAACCGGTCGGACGGATGAAGCGGGGGCTGATGCGCTTGCCGAAGCGCTCGGCGATTTGCCACTCGCGCTTGAACAGGCGGCGGCTTATTGCGATACGAAAAAGAGGAGTTTTGTGGATTATCTGACGCTGTTCAACACCCGGAGATCGGAACTCTGGAATCGTGAAAAAGCGCCGGACGGTTATCACAGCACCGTTGCGACAACGTGGAGCTTGGCCTTCGAGGAGATTCGCAAAGTTCCGATGGCCGAATTGCTATTGTCGTTATGCAGCATCGTAGCGCCCGACGCTATTCCCCGAACGCTGCTGGAAAGGGCGCTGGAGATTTATGGGGAAGCTGTGAAGAAAGAGGAAAGCGTCGATGAATTCATGCTTGACGAGGCTTATGAAGCATTGCGTTCCTATTCATTGATAACGCTCGATGAAAAGTTTGTTACCGTGCATCGTCTGGTACAATCGGTCGTCAGGGATCGTATGAGTGAGGATGCGCTTGCCAAATGCCGGGATGTGATTGTGGTGGCTTTGAGTTTAGATTTTCCGAAAGATGGGAGTAGCAATATCTCAAGTTGGCCTTTGTGTTCAATGCTTTTATCTCATGCACAAGTAGTAATTGAAAATTGTCTAAATGATCAATATATAATTTGGGAAGCCTGTGGATTATTGATGAATGGCATGGCTTCATATCATTTTGGCAAAGCCGCATACGGTGAATCAGAGGCTTTGCTCAGACGTTCGTTGGCTCTATTTGAAAGTAAACTCGGCTCTGATCATTCTTATGTAACAGGGAGCTTATGTAATCTTGCGGAATCAGTAAAAGCTCAAGGTAAGAATTTAGATGCAGCAGAACTGTATCGTCGTGTCTTGAAGATCATAACAAAACGTTTCGGTTTAGATCATCATGAAGCAGCAGGTATACTACAAAACATAGGATTACTGCTACAAGATCAAGGTATGTATGTAGAAGCGGATTTATTGTTGAGAAGATCGTTAGAGATATATGAAAAAAAGTATGGCGCCGATCACTCACTTGTAGCCAGAAGCCTGAATAATATTGGCACCTTGTTACAATATCAGGGCAAATTTTTAGAAGCAGAAACAGTTTTAAAGAAAGCATTAGAGATATTTATAAGGCAGTATGATCCCAATCATTCAGCTATTGCAATGAGTGTGAACAATCTTGGTTCTTTGTTACATGCTCAAAGAAAGTACACTGATGCAGAGTCATTGTATCGTCGAGCGCTGGAAATATGGGAAAAACAACTTGGCAGCGATCACCCGCATACGCAAATCGCACAAAGAAATCTCGACAAGCTTTTGCAAGACATGCAAAACAAAAAATAA
- a CDS encoding nitroreductase family protein translates to MIDFKVDSARCTRCGQCVADCPSRIIVMEKGDYPVIAPGKESACLRCEHCLAICPEAAISILGFSPDGSTPLKGHLPEPDQLETLIAGRRSVRRYRPENLSPELIDKLITVASCAPTGVNARKVRFTVLDDREKTAHFRDEVMNRLVQLLEEGALPESKAYYARFVKVWQKHKIDLVFRDAPHLLIATAPKSLSTPREDCVIALTTFELYAQACGVGTLWNGIATWAIEEMLPEMRQRLGIPDDHAFGYAMLFGKPAVRYARTVQHHPPEIYRVP, encoded by the coding sequence ATGATCGATTTTAAAGTTGACAGCGCACGCTGTACACGGTGCGGACAATGTGTGGCGGATTGTCCGTCCCGGATTATCGTCATGGAAAAGGGGGATTATCCTGTAATTGCTCCGGGGAAGGAGTCCGCCTGTTTGCGGTGTGAGCACTGCCTGGCTATTTGTCCGGAGGCGGCCATTTCCATCCTCGGGTTCAGTCCGGACGGGAGTACACCGCTGAAGGGGCATCTTCCCGAACCAGACCAGCTCGAAACTCTGATCGCCGGTCGCCGCTCGGTGCGGCGCTACCGTCCGGAGAATCTCTCGCCGGAGTTGATCGACAAGCTGATTACGGTTGCATCCTGCGCGCCGACCGGCGTCAACGCGAGAAAGGTACGCTTCACCGTGCTCGATGACCGCGAGAAGACAGCCCATTTCCGTGACGAGGTGATGAACAGGCTCGTGCAGTTGCTCGAAGAGGGGGCCCTGCCAGAATCGAAGGCGTACTACGCCCGCTTCGTGAAGGTATGGCAGAAGCACAAGATCGATCTCGTTTTCCGGGACGCGCCCCATCTGCTAATCGCCACGGCTCCGAAAAGCCTCTCCACGCCGAGGGAGGATTGCGTAATCGCACTGACAACTTTCGAATTGTACGCGCAGGCTTGCGGCGTCGGCACGCTCTGGAACGGTATCGCGACCTGGGCGATCGAAGAGATGCTGCCTGAAATGCGCCAGCGCCTCGGCATTCCCGACGATCATGCGTTCGGCTACGCTATGCTCTTCGGCAAGCCAGCAGTCCGGTACGCCCGCACAGTGCAGCACCATCCGCCGGAGATTTATCGCGTGCCATAG
- a CDS encoding DegT/DnrJ/EryC1/StrS aminotransferase family protein → MAGAELIGQEELAQIQELFSGEKTTLYRYAPGNYKARELEEKFAAYMGVKYAHAVSSGTAAIHCALAGAGVGPGDEVISTAWTFIAPVEAAAALGAVPVPVEIDETYHLDPVEVEKAITPKTKAVVAIPMWAAPKMDELAEICERRGVTLIEDAAQSLGATYKGRKLGTIGKVGSFSFDAGKTLHVGEGGMVITDDKDVYDRVAEFSDHGHMHLPGLPRGKDPRRAKGLNYRLSEVTAAIGVAQLAKIDYILSKARENKYKIKDRISHLSNLTMRPFTDEAGAQGDTLIFKVRDPKAALEFEAHLMEHGFGTKILPEAIDWHYAAVWGHLLKAYDRYRDANLEELWPRTGQLLQSSICLNIPVLMDDATIDKLVAAIISGAEKIG, encoded by the coding sequence ATGGCAGGAGCCGAGCTGATTGGCCAGGAGGAACTGGCCCAGATACAGGAGTTGTTCAGCGGGGAGAAAACCACTCTTTACCGGTATGCACCGGGCAATTACAAGGCGCGGGAGCTGGAGGAGAAGTTTGCCGCCTACATGGGTGTGAAGTACGCCCACGCCGTGTCGTCGGGCACGGCGGCGATTCACTGTGCGCTGGCGGGCGCAGGCGTTGGCCCCGGCGACGAGGTTATCAGCACCGCCTGGACCTTCATCGCTCCGGTCGAAGCCGCCGCTGCGCTTGGCGCGGTGCCGGTACCGGTGGAGATCGACGAGACCTACCACCTCGATCCGGTGGAGGTCGAAAAGGCGATCACGCCGAAGACCAAGGCCGTCGTGGCAATCCCGATGTGGGCCGCACCGAAAATGGATGAGCTCGCCGAAATCTGCGAGCGCCGCGGCGTGACGCTCATTGAAGACGCCGCCCAGTCGCTCGGCGCGACCTACAAGGGCCGCAAGCTCGGCACCATCGGTAAGGTCGGCTCCTTCTCGTTCGACGCAGGCAAGACCCTGCACGTTGGCGAGGGCGGCATGGTCATCACCGATGATAAGGATGTTTACGACCGCGTCGCCGAGTTCAGCGACCATGGCCACATGCACCTGCCCGGCCTGCCGCGCGGCAAGGATCCGCGCCGCGCCAAGGGCTTGAACTACCGCCTCAGCGAAGTGACCGCCGCCATTGGCGTCGCCCAGCTCGCCAAAATCGACTACATCCTCTCCAAAGCAAGGGAGAACAAGTACAAGATCAAGGATCGCATCAGCCACCTCAGCAACCTCACGATGCGTCCCTTCACCGACGAAGCCGGCGCGCAGGGCGACACGTTGATCTTCAAGGTTCGCGATCCCAAGGCTGCGTTGGAGTTCGAGGCGCACCTGATGGAGCACGGTTTCGGTACGAAGATTCTGCCCGAAGCGATTGACTGGCACTACGCCGCCGTCTGGGGCCATCTGCTCAAGGCCTACGACCGCTACCGCGACGCCAACCTCGAAGAGCTGTGGCCCAGAACCGGCCAGCTCCTCCAGAGCAGCATCTGCCTGAACATCCCGGTGCTGATGGACGACGCCACCATCGACAAGCTGGTAGCCGCCATTATTTCCGGTGCCGAGAAGATCGGGTAA